DNA sequence from the Streptomyces canus genome:
ACGCCGGTTGTGCCTCGCTGGTAGCGCTGGAGGGGGCTGCGTGCGGACGTGCGGTCCCTCTCGCCGCGTTCAGGGTTCCGCCGACCCGCGGCGGGGGTCGTGACGAGCGGATTCGGACGCGGACGGAGAGGGCCCCGGCGGTCACCGCTGCCCCTGGAGCCCCTGGAGCCCCACCCGGCGCGCCCGGACGGCGCGCCCGGGACCTGCGACGGCCTGACGTGGCGGGCGGGTCGCAGGTGAGCGCCGACGCGTTGTCGGCCGTGTGGTGCAGACTGGCCTGATCCGCACCACGTCCAGGGAGCGCACCGTGATCGCGTCCAACGCGTCCACCGGAAAGGGACCGTCGCACTTCGGAGGGACCGGGCACGGCCAGGCCCGGGTCGACCCTCTCGCAGCTCTGCGCGTATCCGACGATCCACCCTGGGACGTCTATCTCACCGGCACCGTGTTCCTCGACATCATCTTCACCGGGCTCGACTCCGCCCCGGTGCGCGGGACCGAGTCCTGGGCGCGCGGGATGGGGTCGAGCCCCGGCGGAGTGGCGAACATGGCCACGGCCCTGGCCCGGCTCGGGCTGCGCACCTCACTGGCCGCGGCCTTCGGCGACGACCACTACGGCGAGTACTGCTGGGACGCCCTCGAGCAGGGCGAGGGCATCGACCTCTCCCCGTCCCGGACGGTCCCCGGCTGGCACTCCCCGGTCACCGTGTCGATGGCGTACGAGGGCGAACGCACCATGGTCTCGCACGGCCACGAGCCGCCCCCGGAGGCCGTGCTCGTCCAGGAGGGCGCGCCTGACTGCCCCCCATGCGCGCGTGCGGCGGTGGCGTCCCTGGAGCCGGGAAAGCGTGCCCCCTGGATCGCTCAGGCGGCACACGAGGGCACCCGCATCTTCGCCGACGTCGGCTGGGACGAGACCGGGGCGTGGGACCTGGCGGGCCTCGCCGACCTCGAACACTGCGAGGCCTTCCTGCCGAACGCGCAGGAGGCGATGCACTACACCGGCGCCACCTGCCCCCGGGAGGCCGCCCATGCCCTCACCGAACACGTACCGCTCGCCGTGGTCACCCTCGGCGCGGAGGGCGCGTACGCCGTGGACCGGCGTACCGGGGAGACCGCCGAGGTCCCGGCGATCGAGGTCCAGGCGCTCGATCCGACCGGCGCCGGGGACGTCTTCGTGGCCGGCTTCGTCACCGGCACCCTCGCGGGCTGGCCGCTGGCGGACCGCCTGGCCTTCGCCGGCCTGACCGCCGCGCTCTCCGTCCAGGAGTTCGGCGGCTCCCTCTCCGCGCCGGGCTGGTCCGAGATCGGCGCCTGGTGGCGCAAGGTCCAGTCCGTCGACTCCCAGGACCCGACCGCCCTGCGCCGGTACGCCTTCCTGGCAGACCTGGTCCCGGAGGAGGAGTCCCCGGTCTGGCCCCTGCGACGGGCGGTACCGACGATCGGATTCGGCCGGTCGGTCTGAGGGCGGGCCGGAGGTATCGCCGCCGGCCGGTTCTGTCCCTGCGGCTCGTCGGTGTCGGGGGGGGGGGGGGGCGGTGTTGCGGTGGGGGCGGCCTGCTTCCGCGGGCTCGGCGGGGAGGCGGGGCCTGGTGGTGTCGCGGCTGGGTGGTCCGTGTTCCTGGCTCGTTGACGGTGACGGAGGTGGCCGGGCGGTATCACCGCTGGTCGACCTGTCCCTGCGGCTCGTCGAGGAGGTCGAGGTCGGGCCCCTGTCGCCTCGGGCGGTCCGGCTCCGCGGCACCTGGAGCAATGGTTCGTCAGTGCCCGGCTGTCCGCTCCAGCACCGACACCACCTGCTCCCGGACCACCTCGCGGGCCGCGGCGGGCAGCGCCCCGATCGTCGTACCGCTCAACACGTCGAGCACGCTGTCCGCGCCGGCGTCGCAGGGCACGCTCTCGCTCAGGAACTCGTAGCCGTCGCGGACGGCGACGCGCAGGACCGGGCGGTCGTCCGCGTGGACGGCCGTGGCGACGACCAGGGGCGGTGGGCCACCCGGAGCCTCGGCCACCTTGCGGTAGCCGCTGACGAGTGGATCGCGCCAGTGCAGGCTCAGCAGCAGCGGCTTCTTGGCCAGCAGCTCGGCGAGGTCGACCTCGAACGGCCCTTCCGCCGCCAGCACCTGCGCCCGGGCGTCCAGGACGAGCGCCGCGGGCAACAGACAGCGCAGGGTGCTGCCGACGATGTTCCCGCCGACCGTGGCGGCCCGGCGCACGGCCCCGGTGCCGATGCCGGCCGCGGCCCGGTGCAGCACCTCCGGCACCCGCTCGTCGATCCGGTGCAGCAGGACCGCCGCCCCCACCTCCCCGGCCCCGAGGACGTTCGCCTCCGGCACCTCGCGCAGCGACACGGCCTGCTCGGGAAAGCCGTCGTGTTGCCAGGCGGCCCACACCAGCGTGGCACCGCCGACGGGTACAGCCCCGTCGGTCAGACACTCCTGTGCCTCGGGCAGGGACGTGGGCAGACGCAGCAGCACGGTCTTCCTTCTTCGCACAGTCGAGGACTTCGAACACACGGGGCAGTGAGCGCATTCTTTCCGGGGCCCCGGGGGAGCATGCAGGGCTCACCGCTGCATTCGGGGCGCCCCGACCGTCGAAAAGCCCTACGGCGTTGTCAGTGCACCGTCGTACCCTTGAAACCGCGAGGCCGCCTTCCACTGCGCGGCCATGACGAGGAGGAACCGCAGGCGTTGAGCGCCGGCCCATGACTCAGACACCCACAGGTCACAGCCCCGCGCAGGGGCAGGCGAGAGCACAGTTCACGGTCCCCGCCCAGCACCCCATGGTCACGGTCCTGGGATCCGGCGACTCCCTCCTGCGCGTCATCGAGAAGGCCTTCC
Encoded proteins:
- a CDS encoding carbohydrate kinase family protein, with translation MIASNASTGKGPSHFGGTGHGQARVDPLAALRVSDDPPWDVYLTGTVFLDIIFTGLDSAPVRGTESWARGMGSSPGGVANMATALARLGLRTSLAAAFGDDHYGEYCWDALEQGEGIDLSPSRTVPGWHSPVTVSMAYEGERTMVSHGHEPPPEAVLVQEGAPDCPPCARAAVASLEPGKRAPWIAQAAHEGTRIFADVGWDETGAWDLAGLADLEHCEAFLPNAQEAMHYTGATCPREAAHALTEHVPLAVVTLGAEGAYAVDRRTGETAEVPAIEVQALDPTGAGDVFVAGFVTGTLAGWPLADRLAFAGLTAALSVQEFGGSLSAPGWSEIGAWWRKVQSVDSQDPTALRRYAFLADLVPEEESPVWPLRRAVPTIGFGRSV
- a CDS encoding FAD binding domain-containing protein; amino-acid sequence: MLLRLPTSLPEAQECLTDGAVPVGGATLVWAAWQHDGFPEQAVSLREVPEANVLGAGEVGAAVLLHRIDERVPEVLHRAAAGIGTGAVRRAATVGGNIVGSTLRCLLPAALVLDARAQVLAAEGPFEVDLAELLAKKPLLLSLHWRDPLVSGYRKVAEAPGGPPPLVVATAVHADDRPVLRVAVRDGYEFLSESVPCDAGADSVLDVLSGTTIGALPAAAREVVREQVVSVLERTAGH